The window AGAGATTTATAGTTAAACCGTTTCTTGCTTTGAATTCTACTCCTCATTTGCTTACCTTAAACCGGTCGACGGTGCTTTTTTTTAAGGTTACGACCTTAGCTCTGCATATCACCATTTGCGTTAATCCACTAATCATAAAGACCACGTCATTTTTTATCCATCTGAAAACAGATTTAAATGTAGCCCGTTTACGGTATTTGAGATataagaaatgagcaatataTGTTGACTGTAGCATAGCCAGATGTCAGATTATGGGTCCCTGTTGGCAATTTTGGCTATGATTTATTCATTCCTGGTAGATACTATATCGTATGGATCATTTGCCCAAATCTATAGTGTCCAATTCTCTTGCTTTTATCTCTGCCGATTCTCTCAATATCTGGAAATACCTTGGAATTGGAGTTTAGTTCAACATATTTGTTTGTAAATGGCAAACTTATAATGTGATATGAATGTAGATTATATActgaataacttttaaaaaatatcttatttcttaaaaaagaaaagaataatgtgtttttcatttattaaaatatggaGCCATGATGCATCTGTCAACTCCAGAggatcatatcaaaatatagaaCTAAAACAGTCAAGGTTATACTCGATTGTGTTGGGATGAAGAAGTGAATAAtacacaaaatatataaatatatttcttAAAATGGAAAAATAGTTCTTAAAAATCTTTTGCACTTCTTTATTCGAAATATCAACCTCTTCTCCACCTTAAAAAAGGTCGTACGGTAAAGAATAGAGGGACGTGCCGGGGCCTGGCGCCACTCACAGGTTTCAACTTCTTTGCTCCTAATTTCAAGGTTTAACCCGGCCGCCAAGCTTCTCATTGACAAAAACCCATTTACTTGATGAAATGGCGGCTGAATCTTTGTACACTTGGATGTCTGCTGGATTATTGAATGAAATTCAGCTCAAGAATTCTCGGAGTTCCTCAAATTAtcccaaaattcacacttcacCGAATTTCAGCTCCACTGCTTTGCGGGCTTCTCAAGAATCGTTCGATGACGGCAAGAGCAAGTTTTTCAAAGAACTAAGTTCGATCTTTTTCTTTAAGTTGTCATTCAAATGTGTGTCGTGTTTTTTTTCTGTGACAGCTCGAGTCTGCAATTGCaggaggagaaacttgttttAGTGCAATCTTTTCGACGAACAATATAATTGCATTCTTCATTTGAGTGTTGGTTAGTGCTCGACGAGTTTCCATATGAGAATTCTTATAAGGAAAATAATTCACATCCCAGAAATCAGGAGCAGGGAATATGTGACGAAGTTAcattattgaaataattttaactaCAAATCTATAATGTGTCCACTCCTGGATATGGGAGATCATGAGTTAGGATTTGGCTTCCATGGAGATGAATTATATTTGAGATATGATTTTATTGTATTATTTGGATCAAGTCTACTATATGTGCATGATTTGTTGCTAGTAAACTATGATTTCGAAAACACGTGATTCCTATTCAGATTTCAGTGGGTAGAATTCAGATTTAAATTGTTTCGGTAATGGATTCCTTAAAGAAATCAAGAATTGACATGATTTGTTTATCATATGGCTAGCTTTTATAGTTACCTAACCGATCCTCATCTTTCTCATCGTTGAAGATAAACAATCTCCTAGAACAAGGCCGATGGTCACTCGTCTGCAATATCCGTATTTTTAGTCTGCTGGTTGGATCTCGGGGTTCCATATATTCAGTTTTCAAAGTCTTAGTAAAAAACATGTTAAAGAAAGTGGTTTAAGGATAGCTGAGGAAACAATCTCACAGCACTATTGAAATCTCAGGAGACGATAAATTATTTGTTATTGGCACACTTAAATTCACCTATTAACTTTGTTGATTATCACCTATTATCTGTTTATATAAGAAAATTAACAATGTTGGTTTTGTTTCAAGAAGGTATGTTTTCTTTGAGGAAGAGAATAGAAGATTCAGTCCTCCGTGCGGAGATGTTAGCACCCACAGCCTTGGAAGTTGAAGAAGCAAAATGTGTTAATCAGGAAGAAGTTGTTCGTGACTATGATTTGTGGGATGACATTGGTAAATCAAATGAGATTCTGATCAAACTGGCTGATAGTGTCAAGGTGGTTGATGCTCTCAGGGACATTAAATATAAGGTAAACGAAGATAAAATCCttctataaattataaatagcTCACTAATTCATGGAATAATAAAGAAATCTCTTGTGAGTTCGGAAGCAAAGTTCTtagcttaatttttttaaaacaaatccaAAATGAATTCTCTGTTTGGGTATGGTACTTCAAAAGTactttttcaaaagaaaattgaGCCTGACACGAAAAGttaccttttttattttttgacatcAGATTTTTTAGTCCTCTTATAAGTTGCAAAAGCCAGCCAAAAATCAGTATTATATTTGAAAGCATTTTTACGGGGAaaaaaaactctttttaaaGACTTGCACGACCCTATCTTCGAAGTTTTATGGCTGTCGACTTCGTGTACTCACTGTTGGCTTGTTTTTCTACAAGACCTTCAGTTAATATTTAGAACTGAAGGTCATTGGTTTCACTTGTTGGCTGTATGATGTAGGCTGAGGAAGCTAAACTTATAACAGAGCTAGCAGAGATGGATTCTAtaagttatgcacttttcagGCAAGCATACAGAGCTTCGTTAGATGTCAAGAAGATCATGGATAATTATGAGATGTCTGGGCTTCTCAAAGAGCCATATGACACGGAGGGAGCATGCATCACTGTTGAATCTAGATGTGGAGATGTATACTCAGAGGTTTGAGATTTCTTTCTTAAAATATGGACGTCAATGAGATTGTGGGGAGTTTTTGATAGGCAGTTCAAGAGGGACCATGTTGTTTGATTCTTTTACACTTGATCAAAGATTCTAAGTAAAGAGGATAGATTGGAGACCTCCATTTGTTCTTGAAATTGATTATTTAGAAGTTAACTCGTGGTTGCATGTATCCAACTTTCTTTGTTTGATAATGCCTCTATCTTGAATTTTTCATTCTCTTTCTGTTCTTGCAAGGTTGACACTTGGAGCGATTAATCAGTTTACTCACTTTTTCAGAACACCTCTGACCTTGCAGGCTATGGGTATTGTAGCTATCATCGATTCCGTAATAAATATAGTTATAGCTTGCATTTGCCTCAGTCTTTTTGTCTAATGTTTGATTGAAGTGTGGGGTTGGTTCCATGATAGAGTTTGTACAGTCAAACAGGGGAGCACGACCTCAAGGAGTATTGAGGGTGTTCTAGTAGTATTGGTGCAGtatatatatctgtgtgtgtgtgtattaaaCATCTCATGATTGTAACCGAGTATTTACAAGAAAAAAAGACAATTTTGTTATTGGGTTGTTCAAATCGGGTAAGGTTTTCCACTTATTGTGTGACTTTCCTTTACTGTTTcctttcaaaatatttactcCAGTCTCTTGGGCCTTTATCCACCTTTGAACACATAATAAATCGATATATTTGGGAGCTACTGCTATTCTGTTGAGGATCCATCAAATGGTTTCCTTTGATaatctatttcatttttcttcgaGTATGTTCATAATGGTTGTTCACTTTATCCAGCTATGGGCAGGACAGCTAACACAAATGTACATGAAATGGGCTCAAAGGCAGGGCCATATAGCCCGAATAGTTGAGAAATTTCCTTCAAATAAAGTTGGTGTCAGGTCTGCTACCATCGAGTTGGAATTCAAGTTTGCTTTTGGCTATCTATCAGGGGAAAGAGGCATCCACTCTATGATCCGAAATCATGAAACCGGGAACAAAACTATTCATGGTGAGGTATGCATTTTGTCCAAAATTCATGCAGCAGTTTACTCCTGGTTCAGCTTTACACTGGACTTCCATCCTATGACCTTCATTTAATGACTTAGTAAAGTATTTCTCTGTTTCATAAATGCCAACTTGTTCCACTCACAAAATTGGTATTTTATCAACTTGAAGTCACGGTTGGTCTTGGGCTTATAGCTTTTTTCCCCTGCAAATGGTTAGCAGGCTACCTTGGCATCTGTGGATGTGATTCCCCTATTCCTTGAATCATCTCCTGACATGTTTATTGACGATGAAGATGTACTTGTTTCGTACCCATCATATAAGAAGGATGATTTAAGTGTGCCTTCATCAGCAGTTAACATTCGTCATATTCCTACAGGTTTGGAAGTTGAATCCACAGGTTAGTGCTGCCATTCGGAATACattattgtatattttttccTATGCTCATGCTCTGCTATTTACTTCTTGTAGTTTAATGTAAAAGCTACTTTTTTGGCAGTTTTTTTACAGAAAACCTTACtgtttctcataaaataatagttttgCTTATCCAATATATATTCAGTCGCTCACTTCCAAATCTTCCTGGAAATTCTTGCTCCCATTGGACCATTTGTATCCATATGTATCAGGATCCCAATTCATGGATCTCTCGGTTTGAAATTCAAGATAAGAGGATCAAAATTCTTGGATTCTCCAAGGCAAAATCTTGAGCATTATAACAACTGGGAAAACGGCTGATATATAATTCTCTGTCATTTTACAGGTGAAAGGAGTCGATTTGCTAATAAGATCAAGGCCCTTGATCGCTTGAAAGCTAAACTTCTCGTTCTTCTGAGAAACCAAGGATTAACCGACGTAAAAACCATAGAAAAAGGCGCCATTCTTGATGTGTGGAGTACTCAAGAAACTCGTCGATATGTGTTTCAACCGAACAAGATGGTACATGATCTGAAATCCGGTATCCAAGTTCCCCGGTTGCAAGCAATTTTAAATGGCAATATCGACTCTCTTATTGCTGCTTACATTAATTCAAGACACAAGTGaccatcttcttcttctagTATTTACAGttgaggaacagagttttgaaatattattgctttatttatttagttttatttaaaaaaattccgtTTTTATGTTAACTCCGTTGAATATGattcaagtagaaaactacttcagatgttttctttttcttttttatattgatGAATGACACATTTTAATACTAGCTTGAAGCACGGGAATTCACTAAACACCACCTATTGGTTGTAATAGAAAGTAAGAAATTTGTGTAAAAAACAACATAATTTTTCATTACAAGAATTACAGTTGAAATGAAGCATATTATAAGTTAAAACAAATAAACACACATACTATAAAACTTCTATACATCAACACTGTTGGAATCATGAATtattgataaattaataatttattattttaaagagtgtatttttattcaacaaaattaaatttaattatataaaaattttgtgtttcatcaattgtatcatatttatttaattaatatataaaaatttattataagtatatatttataaaaatattgttttttataattaaataatattaattgtattgactaatcaaataaaatttatcgtaTAAACAAAAATgacaatataattaaatttcatgaaaaaCTAACAATGAGAGAATCATATTTTACTATATTGTCCTACTTATGAATGTGATTTTAaagaattattaatttatgatattgatgagaacataattttatgaaaaatttcttattatttatcGAAATTATCATTTTAGcacattggaaaaaaaaatttaacgaaTATTACAGAGTTTTTACTGTAACATGTTACATAAATTTGTAGTAGAGCTAGACCTGACTACGGGTCGGATTTGATTAGGGTTGAACCTGCAACTACATGTCTGCACACTGCAGCGTCCGCTGCCTTTGGCAACCAACACTGCAACACGATTCCTGGATTTTCTTGATTCAAGATTGactatgattttaaaattttccctaatttattataaagatttcgagttcttttcaaatttaatcTTAGTTTTTCgattccatatttttatttctttacacTTTCACcttttttatttctaaaaatttaaacacgctattttatattttcaattagTTTCATGAATATAATCGGAGTGCTCTTTATATTTTGGTGGTGATATTATTATCGGAAACAGCTCAGTCAAATATAGTAGATCACATGTGAGACCGATTAGAGTATTATTATCTATTAGTTTGTTGGAACTGGTTGAGATTGTGAGTAAGAAGCTAAATATCGATCCAATGAAGTTTATTATAAATTGTCAACGAAATATTCATTCATGGAGAAATCGAATTAGAATGAAGTACATATAACCATTGTCGATGAAGaagttttaaagtttatcaCGCAATGCCAAAATATGCAGATGTTGCATTTGTATGTGGAAACATAACCAAATAACCATCATGTCGAGGGACATGAACTTGAATTATACATTCCACACATTTCCGAAGATGGTTTCAATAACCTACCTGGTACTTCTACGTACGAGACTTTTCATGAGCTGACGTCATATATTCCACATGCCACTGAAGGATTAAACAACATACATTTGGAGCATGAAAGTGGAACATGAGATCGCTATATCATGtctctttttaattttattaatatcatcatcatcatcaccaccACCGTGCAGATATCCAATGCAAGGATTTTCAGATGGAAATACCTGAAATGAGATATGatattgataaaattaaaaagagaCATGATATAGAAGGATTTTCAGATGGAAATACTTGAAAGTAAACCACTTGGAAGGTTCATTAATGACGATATATCAAACTGCAGTCCTACAAATGGACGATTTGCCTGCAGTGCTGTGGTTTCTTCGCTGCCATTGACTATAAATTGGTTGAGAGATTATGTTAAAGAAAACCCATCCTTCAAGATTCAGGTTAACATTCAAAACTGAATTTAACAATGCCTGTTTCTGAACGTTACATGCTTACCAAATATCGTTACCTGCAGACAGATAATTGACTAGTTTGCACTCATCTTTGGATTGTGATCTATCTTCTATATTTCCATATGACCGATGGTTCGTGATAAAAATGACATGTCGTTCTTGTGTTGGTTATTTCAAGACGACAATAAATATCCAAGTATACAAAGATTGACGTACATTTATCTGTTATTCCCGAATTTACGGGTTCTTGTTAGGGGATCGTTGCATTTGGTTAGAGATGTACTAAAACTACTGAGGAGATAACATAAATATCAGGTCAATTTTTCGTTATACTCAGCAACTTGGAGCTAATAAACTTGGAGCTAATAAGGAAGACTACTCCTGGTACGTTTTTCAATGTGGGTAAATTATGTCCAAAtcctaatttttaaaaaatatatacccAACAATCTCGTATGGTATGTTTTGCTAGATACATTGGCACAAAAATCTATCAATTTCCACCCCCACATTTTTGTTACGGGTGGGATGTTGATTGACCTGGATTATAGCATAGTTTCTTGAATGTGCATAAAATTTCCTTGTCATAGATTCTTTTGATCTATTCATGAAATAATGGGGATgagatattttgtgttgaatgaaaTTTTTTCGAACTCTGCGTGTAATATAGACTCGTATAGGTATGTAAATATAACCAAGATTTTCGTTTCAAATATTAATGAGATAATTGTTGTGTGGGGTATTCAAATATGAGAGGAAAGCAAgaagaaaataatgaaaatggttttgtagatgcaagtgttgaacactttctccttaagaagaatttgccctcacaatgtgctagagtttgaggcaatcttctcccaagatacaactacaacacttgaataatgagcactcaaatattcaagttctatcacaaggaaatgaaggaaCTTTCTCTTGTTGAAGAAAGGAAGAAGGAGATATGCAAATGATGACTATGTTCAAAAGtgtttttgattttcaataaatcaaatatttaatgtttttcaaatgaagagacatgatctttcattcatagggatgtcccttggccattgtaactgatcacaatcatcaaacaatgccaaggaaatgcaaaaatgtcagaaaattcgaagggacacgaaaaacAGCCGAAGAGGTGCGCCTGTGTGCGCGCGCGGGCGCGCCTCTCCGCGCGCATGTGCGTGCCTGCCATTGGCAGCAGCGCGCACCTGCTACTGTTCAcacgaatattttttttttcgtttttcgttccttacatgttccga of the Primulina huaijiensis isolate GDHJ02 chromosome 1, ASM1229523v2, whole genome shotgun sequence genome contains:
- the LOC140983025 gene encoding peptide chain release factor PrfB3, chloroplastic isoform X3, with the protein product MAAESLYTWMSAGLLNEIQLKNSRSSSNYPKIHTSPNFSSTALRASQESFDDGKSKFFKELKGMFSLRKRIEDSVLRAEMLAPTALEVEEAKCVNQEEVVRDYDLWDDIGKSNEILIKLADSVKVVDALRDIKYKAEEAKLITELAEMDSISYALFRQAYRASLDVKKIMDNYEMSGLLKEPYDTEGACITVESRCGDVYSELWAGQLTQMYMKWAQRQGHIARIVEKFPSNKVGVRSATIELEFKFAFGYLSGERGIHSMIRNHETGNKTIHGEATLASVDVIPLFLESSPDMFIDDEDVLVSYPSYKKDDLSVPSSAVNIRHIPTGLEVESTGERSRFANKIKALDRLKAKLLVLLRNQGLTDVKTIEKGAILDVWSTQETRRYVFQPNKMVHDLKSGIQVPRLQAILNGNIDSLIAAYINSRHK
- the LOC140983025 gene encoding peptide chain release factor PrfB3, chloroplastic isoform X4, with translation MAAESLYTWMSAGLLNEIQLKNSRSSSNYPKIHTSPNFSSTALRASQESFDDGKSKFFKELSMFSLRKRIEDSVLRAEMLAPTALEVEEAKCVNQEEVVRDYDLWDDIGKSNEILIKLADSVKVVDALRDIKYKAEEAKLITELAEMDSISYALFRQAYRASLDVKKIMDNYEMSGLLKEPYDTEGACITVESRCGDVYSELWAGQLTQMYMKWAQRQGHIARIVEKFPSNKVGVRSATIELEFKFAFGYLSGERGIHSMIRNHETGNKTIHGEATLASVDVIPLFLESSPDMFIDDEDVLVSYPSYKKDDLSVPSSAVNIRHIPTGLEVESTGERSRFANKIKALDRLKAKLLVLLRNQGLTDVKTIEKGAILDVWSTQETRRYVFQPNKMVHDLKSGIQVPRLQAILNGNIDSLIAAYINSRHK
- the LOC140983025 gene encoding peptide chain release factor PrfB3, chloroplastic isoform X1, encoding MAAESLYTWMSAGLLNEIQLKNSRSSSNYPKIHTSPNFSSTALRASQESFDDGKSKFFKELKGMFSLRKRIEDSVLRAEMLAPTALEVEEAKCVNQEEVVRDYDLWDDIGKSNEILIKLADSVKVVDALRDIKYKAEEAKLITELAEMDSISYALFRQAYRASLDVKKIMDNYEMSGLLKEPYDTEGACITVESRCGDVYSELWAGQLTQMYMKWAQRQGHIARIVEKFPSNKVGVRSATIELEFKFAFGYLSGERGIHSMIRNHETGNKTIHGEQATLASVDVIPLFLESSPDMFIDDEDVLVSYPSYKKDDLSVPSSAVNIRHIPTGLEVESTGERSRFANKIKALDRLKAKLLVLLRNQGLTDVKTIEKGAILDVWSTQETRRYVFQPNKMVHDLKSGIQVPRLQAILNGNIDSLIAAYINSRHK
- the LOC140983025 gene encoding peptide chain release factor PrfB3, chloroplastic isoform X5, which produces MAAESLYTWMSAGLLNEIQLKNSRSSSNYPKIHTSPNFSSTALRASQESFDDGMFSLRKRIEDSVLRAEMLAPTALEVEEAKCVNQEEVVRDYDLWDDIGKSNEILIKLADSVKVVDALRDIKYKAEEAKLITELAEMDSISYALFRQAYRASLDVKKIMDNYEMSGLLKEPYDTEGACITVESRCGDVYSELWAGQLTQMYMKWAQRQGHIARIVEKFPSNKVGVRSATIELEFKFAFGYLSGERGIHSMIRNHETGNKTIHGEQATLASVDVIPLFLESSPDMFIDDEDVLVSYPSYKKDDLSVPSSAVNIRHIPTGLEVESTGERSRFANKIKALDRLKAKLLVLLRNQGLTDVKTIEKGAILDVWSTQETRRYVFQPNKMVHDLKSGIQVPRLQAILNGNIDSLIAAYINSRHK
- the LOC140983025 gene encoding peptide chain release factor PrfB3, chloroplastic isoform X2; this encodes MAAESLYTWMSAGLLNEIQLKNSRSSSNYPKIHTSPNFSSTALRASQESFDDGKSKFFKELSMFSLRKRIEDSVLRAEMLAPTALEVEEAKCVNQEEVVRDYDLWDDIGKSNEILIKLADSVKVVDALRDIKYKAEEAKLITELAEMDSISYALFRQAYRASLDVKKIMDNYEMSGLLKEPYDTEGACITVESRCGDVYSELWAGQLTQMYMKWAQRQGHIARIVEKFPSNKVGVRSATIELEFKFAFGYLSGERGIHSMIRNHETGNKTIHGEQATLASVDVIPLFLESSPDMFIDDEDVLVSYPSYKKDDLSVPSSAVNIRHIPTGLEVESTGERSRFANKIKALDRLKAKLLVLLRNQGLTDVKTIEKGAILDVWSTQETRRYVFQPNKMVHDLKSGIQVPRLQAILNGNIDSLIAAYINSRHK